The Spirochaetota bacterium genome has a segment encoding these proteins:
- a CDS encoding SPOR domain-containing protein, whose translation MENYTDKENKKVKEKDVYLLHLDIPRIIIISCTIIGIVIISFLIGMNINKDTENDNPLHDQSIFSSIPDPTDKLDMFNNNGTTPHPVDDEITLNRSNDLKPSLPNNIIDFNAYKNNAPPLAETEEKSSDILTSENIKNVIPPVKDVLESSSNKTIKKKNKYTPQKAKKKKKARVVEVAKKKKKKRNFSSVSRGNKKQYAIQVASYDKRSKAISETNHLDRLRYDSFIEKAQINGKKYFRVRVGPIYSKKKALTMLSEIQETTRYGESFMVKQ comes from the coding sequence ATGGAAAATTACACGGATAAAGAAAACAAAAAAGTAAAGGAAAAGGATGTTTATCTTCTACATCTCGATATACCCAGGATCATAATAATCTCATGCACGATCATTGGGATCGTCATTATATCCTTTCTGATTGGGATGAATATCAACAAAGATACAGAAAATGATAATCCCCTGCATGATCAGTCTATTTTCAGCTCAATTCCTGATCCTACAGATAAGCTCGATATGTTTAATAACAATGGAACAACACCCCATCCGGTGGATGATGAAATTACTCTTAACCGATCAAATGATCTAAAACCCTCCCTGCCTAATAATATAATAGATTTCAACGCCTATAAGAATAATGCCCCTCCTTTAGCTGAAACAGAGGAGAAATCTTCCGATATACTGACATCAGAGAATATAAAAAACGTCATTCCTCCTGTTAAGGATGTATTAGAATCATCCTCAAATAAAACCATAAAAAAGAAAAATAAATACACCCCCCAAAAAGCAAAAAAGAAAAAAAAGGCGAGGGTTGTTGAGGTAGCAAAGAAGAAAAAGAAAAAAAGGAATTTCTCGTCAGTATCTCGTGGAAACAAAAAACAATACGCTATTCAGGTCGCCTCATATGACAAAAGATCAAAGGCTATCTCGGAAACGAACCATCTTGACAGATTAAGGTATGATTCATTTATTGAAAAGGCACAAATAAATGGCAAAAAATATTTCAGGGTCAGGGTTGGCCCAATATATTCCAAAAAGAAGGCTCTAACAATGCTGAGTGAAATCCAGGAGACGACAAGATATGGGGAGAGTTTTATGGTAAAACAGTAA
- the gyrA gene encoding DNA gyrase subunit A yields the protein MDKQKENIINVEIEEQMKSSYLDYAMSVIVRRALPDVRDGLKPVHRRILFAMNERAWRGDRPYVKSAKIVGEVIGNYHPHGDAAVYDTLVRMVQDFSMRIPLIDGQGNFGSVDGDPPAAYRYTEARLQRIAEELLRDIDKDTVDFVPTFDESRKEPTVLPTAYPNLLVNGSSGIAVGMATNIPPHNLCEIINGTIALIDEPKIDIKELMRHIKGPDFPTHGIIMGSDGIYKAYSTGRGSVIIRGRVEIEETKKGRETIIISEIPYQVNKADLVSRIADLVNNRIVEGIAELRDESDRSGFRIVIGLKRDANSNVIINQLYKHTSLQTSFGIILLSLVDGEPKVLDIKSMLSSYVSHRREVVIRRIKYELRKAEERAHILEGLKIALDNIDEVIRIIRSSRTVNDAEKSLIKRFKLSQIQARAILDMRLQRLTSLEVEKIIEELEELLKKIMEYKRILKSEKDILGIVKDELIAIRDKYGDERRTQIELGGEDSTTFNMKDLIAEDDMVVTITNDGFIRRLPVDTFKKQRRGGKGVISSYRKREDLIRMMTISSTHDNLFMFSNRGKVFGLKTYEIPAVSKGGRGRSLKAIVNLSGNEDVTAVCSFSDRDERTSFCMITRHGILKKIEIDEFKNSKKGGIIAVKLKGDDELVDVKVVGKNDDIVLATRMGLLLRTNIGRMRSMGRNAGGIIGMRLGKDDEIVSMDVVRKNSTLFVISSKGYGKRVNYERFATKGRGGKGMTYLKVTDKNGESIGIKSIFPSDEIIIASAKGKMIRVQASEISIQGRVASGVTLLDVEDDDRVPGFAVISEEK from the coding sequence ATGGATAAACAAAAAGAAAACATAATCAATGTTGAAATTGAAGAACAGATGAAGAGTTCTTATTTAGATTACGCAATGAGCGTGATCGTTCGAAGGGCTCTCCCTGATGTGAGGGATGGTCTCAAGCCGGTACACAGAAGGATTCTCTTTGCAATGAACGAGAGGGCTTGGAGGGGAGATCGACCCTATGTTAAGTCCGCGAAGATCGTTGGCGAGGTAATAGGAAATTATCATCCCCATGGAGATGCTGCTGTCTATGATACACTCGTAAGGATGGTTCAGGACTTTTCTATGCGTATTCCCCTAATAGATGGACAGGGAAATTTCGGATCAGTAGATGGTGACCCACCTGCCGCGTACAGATACACTGAGGCTCGTCTTCAAAGGATAGCTGAAGAACTCCTACGCGATATTGATAAGGACACAGTAGATTTTGTTCCTACCTTTGATGAATCGAGAAAGGAGCCTACGGTTCTTCCTACGGCCTATCCAAATCTTCTTGTTAATGGCTCATCAGGCATTGCTGTTGGTATGGCCACAAATATACCCCCGCATAATCTGTGTGAAATTATTAATGGAACGATAGCCCTAATTGATGAACCAAAGATAGACATAAAGGAATTAATGAGACATATAAAGGGACCTGATTTTCCCACACATGGAATTATAATGGGATCTGATGGGATTTATAAGGCCTATTCTACTGGAAGGGGAAGCGTTATCATACGTGGAAGGGTTGAGATTGAGGAAACCAAGAAGGGAAGGGAGACTATAATAATATCCGAAATTCCATATCAGGTAAATAAGGCAGACTTGGTTAGCCGAATCGCTGATCTTGTCAATAATAGGATTGTCGAGGGAATAGCGGAGCTAAGGGATGAATCCGATAGATCCGGATTTAGGATTGTAATTGGTTTAAAGCGTGATGCCAATTCAAATGTAATTATAAATCAACTATATAAACACACTTCCTTACAAACCTCTTTTGGGATTATCCTTCTATCCCTTGTGGATGGGGAACCTAAGGTTCTCGATATTAAGAGCATGCTCTCCTCCTATGTGTCGCATAGAAGAGAAGTTGTTATCAGGCGAATTAAGTATGAACTGAGAAAGGCTGAGGAAAGGGCTCATATATTAGAGGGCCTGAAAATCGCTCTCGATAATATTGACGAGGTAATAAGAATAATAAGGTCCTCAAGAACGGTCAATGATGCGGAAAAGAGCCTCATAAAGAGATTTAAACTCAGTCAGATTCAAGCAAGAGCCATCCTCGACATGAGACTTCAGAGACTCACGAGCCTTGAGGTTGAAAAAATAATAGAAGAACTGGAAGAGTTGTTAAAGAAGATCATGGAATATAAGCGCATATTAAAGAGTGAAAAGGATATCCTTGGGATTGTAAAGGATGAACTGATAGCTATTCGAGACAAGTATGGAGATGAACGAAGAACTCAGATAGAGCTCGGGGGAGAGGATTCAACCACCTTTAATATGAAAGATTTAATTGCTGAGGATGATATGGTGGTGACAATAACCAATGACGGTTTTATAAGAAGGCTGCCTGTAGACACATTTAAGAAGCAGAGAAGGGGAGGAAAGGGCGTTATAAGCAGCTATAGAAAGAGGGAAGATCTTATACGGATGATGACAATCTCATCAACGCATGATAATCTATTTATGTTTTCTAATAGGGGTAAGGTCTTTGGATTAAAGACCTATGAGATACCTGCGGTTTCTAAGGGCGGCAGGGGAAGGTCCTTGAAGGCCATAGTAAATCTATCGGGCAATGAGGATGTCACTGCCGTCTGTTCCTTTTCTGATAGGGATGAGAGAACCTCCTTTTGTATGATAACAAGGCACGGAATATTAAAGAAGATAGAGATTGATGAATTTAAGAATTCCAAGAAAGGCGGCATAATAGCTGTAAAATTAAAGGGGGATGACGAACTCGTTGATGTAAAGGTGGTTGGAAAGAATGATGATATAGTATTAGCCACAAGGATGGGGCTCCTCTTGCGTACAAATATAGGCAGGATGAGATCTATGGGAAGGAATGCCGGCGGTATAATTGGTATGAGGTTAGGCAAGGATGATGAGATTGTAAGCATGGACGTTGTGCGGAAGAATTCAACTCTTTTTGTAATATCATCAAAGGGATATGGCAAGAGGGTTAATTATGAAAGGTTTGCTACAAAGGGCAGGGGGGGAAAGGGGATGACATACCTTAAGGTTACGGATAAAAATGGAGAATCCATTGGAATAAAATCTATCTTTCCATCAGATGAGATAATAATAGCATCCGCCAAGGGCAAGATGATAAGGGTGCAGGCCAGTGAAATATCAATTCAAGGAAGGGTGGCATCCGGCGTAACCCTTCTGGATGTTGAGGATGATGACAGGGTGCCTGGTTTTGCGGTTATTTCTGAGGAGAAATAA
- a CDS encoding DUF721 domain-containing protein: protein MKFKINKERVGRLNTIGNILPSIIKEFNLEQSFLIERIRKDWTNIVGDLIATHSKPDRIFKKVLFIHVDHAVFSNELSLMRDMIISEINERMGVKIINNLRMEVKKIIFAGRKKSDNRRDDVHTCWKKDDRI, encoded by the coding sequence ATGAAATTCAAAATTAATAAGGAAAGGGTGGGTAGATTAAATACTATTGGCAACATTTTGCCATCAATCATTAAGGAATTTAATTTAGAACAATCTTTTTTGATTGAGAGAATAAGGAAGGATTGGACCAATATTGTAGGAGATTTAATCGCCACTCACAGTAAACCCGATAGAATTTTTAAGAAGGTTTTGTTCATTCATGTTGATCATGCTGTATTCTCTAATGAACTATCACTGATGAGAGATATGATTATAAGTGAGATAAATGAGAGAATGGGTGTAAAGATTATAAATAATCTTAGAATGGAGGTAAAAAAAATAATATTTGCAGGAAGAAAAAAGAGTGATAACAGGAGGGATGATGTACATACATGTTGGAAAAAGGATGATCGTATCTGA
- the gyrB gene encoding DNA topoisomerase (ATP-hydrolyzing) subunit B, giving the protein MSSEYRADNIQVLEGLEAVRKRPAMYIGSTDYNGLHHLVYEVVDNSIDEVIAGFCDNITVTITRDNTIEVIDNGRGIPIDLHPVYKRSALEIVLTKLHAGGKFDNKSYKVSGGLHGVGISVVNALSEKMTVEVYRDGKIYTQSYVRGAYKEDVKIVGNIKKRGTKIIFKPDSKIFEVTDFNFDTLSKRLRELAFLNAGVRIVLIDNRAKGKEHIFQFKGGLVSFVQHLSENKTSIIKKPIYFHTVRDNVDIEIAMKYIDIYNETVYTYANNINTREGGTHLSGFKSALTRVFNEFLKKEGLDKKLPNLFSGDDVREGLIAIISVKLTNPQFEGQTKMKLGNSEIKGIVESATNEYLSYQFEENPQVVKKILEKCILSARARMAAKKAKDLMRRKNALENDTLPGKLADCSERDPSICELYLVEGDSAGGSAKQGRDRKFQAILPLKGKILNVEKSRLDKILSNEEIKTIITAIGTGVGSDEFDISRTRYHKIIIMTDADVDGSHIRTLLLTLFFRYMPEIIRAGYLYIAQPPLYNIKINNKSSYVYNDEERDRILDGVDSSKVVIQRYKGLGEMNPDQLWDTTMDPESRTILKVNMDDEVEAEEIFSVLMGDVVEPRRRFIEANAKCVRNLDL; this is encoded by the coding sequence ATGAGTTCAGAATATAGAGCAGATAACATACAGGTGTTAGAGGGACTTGAGGCAGTTAGAAAAAGGCCTGCTATGTATATCGGTTCAACTGATTATAACGGATTGCATCATCTTGTATATGAGGTTGTAGATAACTCTATTGATGAGGTTATTGCTGGTTTTTGTGATAATATAACTGTAACAATAACAAGGGATAATACAATTGAGGTGATTGACAATGGCCGAGGAATACCGATTGACCTTCATCCTGTATATAAGAGATCCGCACTTGAGATTGTATTAACAAAACTACATGCTGGTGGAAAGTTTGATAATAAAAGCTATAAGGTTTCAGGCGGACTTCATGGCGTTGGAATATCAGTAGTGAATGCGCTATCTGAGAAGATGACCGTTGAGGTATACCGAGATGGCAAGATATATACACAAAGTTACGTTAGAGGAGCTTATAAAGAAGATGTTAAGATAGTGGGTAATATAAAAAAAAGGGGCACAAAGATTATTTTTAAACCAGATAGTAAAATCTTTGAGGTAACAGATTTTAATTTTGATACATTATCTAAAAGATTACGAGAGCTTGCATTTTTAAATGCGGGGGTTCGAATAGTGTTAATTGATAACAGAGCAAAGGGCAAGGAACACATCTTTCAGTTTAAGGGAGGGCTTGTATCCTTTGTTCAGCATCTTAGCGAGAACAAGACTTCAATCATTAAGAAGCCAATATATTTTCATACAGTCAGGGATAACGTTGATATTGAAATAGCAATGAAGTATATAGATATATATAATGAAACGGTTTATACCTATGCAAATAACATCAATACAAGAGAGGGTGGAACTCATCTCTCTGGATTTAAATCAGCATTAACAAGGGTATTCAACGAGTTTCTAAAAAAGGAGGGTCTAGATAAGAAGTTGCCAAATCTTTTTTCTGGTGATGATGTAAGGGAGGGTCTAATAGCGATTATAAGTGTAAAACTCACAAATCCACAGTTTGAGGGACAAACAAAGATGAAGCTGGGGAATAGCGAGATTAAGGGTATTGTGGAGTCTGCTACTAATGAATATTTAAGTTATCAATTTGAAGAAAATCCGCAGGTTGTAAAAAAGATACTAGAGAAGTGTATCTTAAGCGCAAGGGCTAGAATGGCCGCAAAGAAGGCAAAGGATTTGATGAGAAGGAAGAACGCCCTAGAAAATGATACCCTTCCAGGAAAGCTTGCTGATTGTTCTGAAAGGGATCCATCAATATGTGAGCTATATCTCGTTGAGGGGGATTCAGCAGGGGGGTCTGCGAAACAGGGAAGGGATAGAAAATTTCAGGCTATTCTGCCGTTAAAGGGGAAAATATTAAATGTTGAGAAGTCGAGGTTGGACAAAATCCTATCGAATGAGGAGATTAAGACAATTATTACTGCTATAGGCACAGGGGTTGGTAGCGACGAATTCGATATTTCCAGGACAAGATATCATAAAATAATAATTATGACAGATGCGGATGTAGATGGCTCCCATATTAGAACGCTTCTTCTTACGCTTTTTTTCAGATATATGCCTGAGATTATCCGGGCTGGGTATCTGTATATTGCGCAGCCGCCTCTATATAACATAAAGATAAATAATAAATCGTCATATGTATATAACGATGAAGAGAGGGATAGAATCTTGGATGGGGTTGATAGTTCTAAGGTTGTTATCCAGAGGTATAAAGGGCTTGGGGAGATGAATCCCGATCAGCTATGGGATACTACAATGGATCCAGAAAGCAGAACAATATTAAAGGTTAACATGGATGACGAGGTTGAAGCGGAGGAAATCTTTTCAGTGCTCATGGGAGACGTTGTAGAACCGAGAAGAAGATTTATTGAGGCTAACGCTAAGTGCGTCAGGAATCTTGATCTTTAG